In a genomic window of Alkalibaculum bacchi:
- the mltG gene encoding endolytic transglycosylase MltG, which produces MKDKKRKMLLLLLLIIVSIGAFILYYYNSIKPLNRNGEEKLVEIPSGYSLMDIADLLEDAHIIKDKLSLKIYAITKGYAGQIKAGKYILSPSYSVGEIVEKIARGETARESIVITIPEGWNLSQIGEALEKNELVSKDEFIKETNNIAKYQEEFPFLSGIKNIEERSLEGYLFPDTYYFYKEDDSEIIIRKMLSRFGQILKPEYEEQAESLNMTIDDIVILTSIVEQETKYPEDRPKVAEVFYNRLEINKPLQSDITVLYALGVKKERVLYKDLEVESKYNTYKYPGLPIGPVGSFSEAALKATLYPDDNDYLYFLAKPDGYCVFNETFEEHDVDVNKYLR; this is translated from the coding sequence ATGAAAGATAAAAAAAGAAAAATGTTATTGCTACTACTACTGATTATAGTAAGTATTGGTGCTTTCATATTATATTATTATAATAGTATAAAGCCCCTTAATCGTAATGGAGAAGAGAAGCTAGTAGAAATCCCTTCAGGATATTCACTAATGGATATCGCTGATTTACTGGAGGATGCTCATATTATAAAAGACAAATTAAGTCTAAAAATCTATGCCATCACAAAAGGATATGCAGGTCAAATTAAAGCTGGAAAATATATTTTAAGTCCTAGTTATTCTGTAGGAGAAATCGTAGAAAAAATTGCTAGAGGGGAGACAGCCAGGGAAAGTATCGTGATAACGATACCTGAAGGATGGAATCTTTCACAAATAGGAGAAGCACTAGAGAAAAATGAATTAGTATCTAAAGATGAGTTTATAAAGGAAACAAATAATATCGCTAAATATCAAGAGGAATTTCCTTTTCTTTCAGGTATTAAGAATATTGAGGAGAGAAGTTTAGAAGGGTATTTATTTCCAGATACATATTATTTTTACAAAGAGGATGATTCAGAAATAATCATTAGAAAGATGTTATCTCGCTTTGGGCAAATATTAAAACCAGAATATGAAGAGCAGGCAGAATCCCTTAATATGACCATTGACGATATTGTTATACTGACGTCTATTGTAGAACAAGAAACAAAATATCCAGAAGACCGACCTAAAGTTGCAGAAGTATTTTATAATCGATTAGAAATAAATAAGCCATTGCAATCGGATATTACGGTATTGTACGCATTAGGAGTAAAGAAGGAAAGAGTCTTGTACAAGGATTTAGAAGTAGAATCTAAATACAATACCTATAAATACCCAGGTTTGCCTATTGGTCCTGTAGGCTCCTTTTCAGAAGCTGCCCTAAAAGCCACACTGTATCCTGATGACAATGATTACCTATACTTTCTTGCAAAACCAGATGGGTATTGCGTATTCAATGAAACTTTTGAAGAGCACGATGTAGATGTGAACAAATACTTAAGATAA
- a CDS encoding ribonuclease J, with product MAAKKSKLKIIPLGGLGEVGKNITLFEYKKDIIIVDCGVAFPDESMFGIDAVLPDYTYLINNKDKIRAVLLTHGHEDHIGGLPYMLKQIDVPIYGTKLTIGLVENKLAEHKLLNATTRKVVKAKDKIQIGGFEIEFIQTNHSIADSVALHIKCEAATVIHTGDFKIDFTPIDENVIDLKRFTELGSEGVDLLMADSTNVELPGYTVSERSVGKTFMSLFDGVESRILVATFASNIHRVQQVADAARAHNRKVAISGRSMVNVTKTARELGYLHIPEDCIVDIRDINKYEPNEIVVITTGSQGEPLAALSRMAAGEYRQLSINRGDLVIISASAIPGNEKMITKVINNLYKLGAEVVYEKLADIHVSGHAKQDELKLIHTLVGAKFFMPVHGEYRMLMRHAQLAEELGMPEENAIVTENGAVVEVDKTSCKVVGRVPSGITLVDGLGIGDVGNIVLRDRKHLSEDGLFIVVVTLSKGKTVAGPDVISRGFVYVRESEELISQSRDVVKTALAKCEEKNIHEWNKIKGEIKDSLEHFLYEKTMRKPMILPIIMEV from the coding sequence ATGGCAGCAAAGAAAAGCAAATTAAAAATTATACCATTAGGGGGGCTAGGAGAAGTAGGAAAAAACATCACCTTATTTGAGTATAAAAAGGATATTATTATTGTAGATTGTGGGGTCGCTTTCCCAGATGAAAGCATGTTCGGAATCGACGCCGTATTACCTGATTATACCTATCTTATAAATAACAAAGATAAGATAAGGGCGGTTCTTTTAACTCATGGTCACGAAGACCATATTGGTGGATTACCGTATATGTTAAAACAAATTGACGTACCTATATACGGAACGAAACTTACGATTGGGTTAGTTGAAAATAAATTAGCTGAACATAAACTCTTAAACGCTACTACTAGAAAAGTAGTAAAAGCCAAAGATAAAATTCAAATTGGAGGTTTTGAAATAGAGTTTATCCAAACAAACCATAGTATAGCGGATAGTGTGGCTTTGCATATCAAATGTGAAGCTGCAACAGTAATTCACACGGGAGACTTTAAAATTGACTTTACGCCTATTGATGAAAATGTCATTGACCTTAAGAGATTTACAGAGCTTGGTTCTGAAGGCGTTGATTTACTAATGGCAGATAGTACTAATGTTGAACTTCCGGGTTATACAGTATCGGAACGATCCGTAGGAAAGACATTCATGTCTTTGTTTGATGGAGTAGAAAGTAGAATTCTCGTGGCAACTTTTGCATCAAATATTCATAGAGTGCAGCAAGTTGCAGATGCAGCAAGAGCACATAACCGAAAAGTGGCAATCAGTGGTAGAAGCATGGTAAACGTAACGAAGACAGCTCGAGAATTAGGGTATTTGCATATTCCAGAGGATTGCATCGTAGATATTAGAGACATCAATAAATATGAACCTAACGAAATCGTTGTAATTACTACAGGAAGCCAAGGGGAACCTTTAGCAGCCCTTAGTAGAATGGCAGCAGGTGAATACAGACAATTGTCTATTAATAGAGGAGATTTAGTAATTATCTCAGCATCTGCTATACCAGGAAATGAAAAGATGATTACAAAGGTCATCAATAATCTATATAAATTAGGTGCAGAAGTCGTTTACGAAAAATTAGCTGATATCCATGTATCTGGACACGCAAAACAAGATGAACTGAAGCTTATACACACCTTAGTCGGTGCAAAATTCTTTATGCCTGTTCATGGTGAGTACAGAATGTTAATGAGACATGCTCAATTAGCAGAAGAATTGGGAATGCCTGAAGAAAATGCCATAGTTACCGAAAATGGTGCTGTTGTAGAAGTGGATAAAACGAGCTGTAAAGTTGTCGGAAGAGTTCCTTCTGGGATTACCTTAGTAGATGGATTAGGAATTGGAGACGTAGGAAATATTGTCTTAAGAGATCGTAAGCATCTTTCAGAGGATGGCTTATTTATTGTAGTAGTAACATTAAGCAAAGGTAAAACCGTAGCAGGACCAGACGTAATATCGAGAGGTTTTGTATATGTGAGAGAATCCGAAGAATTGATTAGTCAATCTAGAGACGTGGTAAAAACTGCACTTGCGAAATGTGAAGAAAAAAACATTCACGAATGGAATAAAATAAAAGGTGAGATTAAAGATTCATTAGAACATTTCTTATATGAAAAAACTATGAGAAAGCCAATGATTTTGCCAATTATTATGGAAGTATAA
- a CDS encoding Fur family transcriptional regulator produces the protein MSTISLNRILSNVKENGHKLTPQRRYIIEIMMKNNQEHWSTEEIYAEVKKVCPEIGIATVYRTVQMLEELNLLTKHHFSEGCSRYEFADETKNHNHHHIVCTKCGKVMEIQDTYFDELERHIQDDMNFNITNHTVTFYGICEDCKE, from the coding sequence ATGTCTACGATTAGCCTAAATCGAATTCTTTCAAATGTAAAAGAAAATGGGCATAAATTAACGCCTCAAAGGCGGTATATTATTGAGATAATGATGAAAAATAATCAAGAACATTGGAGCACTGAAGAGATTTATGCAGAAGTAAAAAAAGTGTGTCCGGAAATTGGAATTGCAACAGTATATCGCACAGTACAAATGCTCGAGGAATTGAATTTATTGACGAAACATCATTTTAGTGAAGGTTGTTCTAGATATGAATTTGCAGATGAAACCAAAAATCACAACCACCATCATATAGTATGCACAAAATGTGGAAAGGTCATGGAAATTCAAGATACTTATTTTGATGAATTAGAGCGTCATATTCAAGATGATATGAATTTTAATATTACGAATCACACAGTAACCTTTTATGGAATATGTGAGGATTGTAAAGAGTAA
- a CDS encoding DUF1292 domain-containing protein translates to MNEENENRIVLLDEEGNEVEFELIVTIEKEGVEYALLLNVEEEEGDMYAFRIDQDEEGDLLIPVEDEDEIIMIQELYDQLAQDEE, encoded by the coding sequence ATGAACGAAGAAAATGAAAACAGAATTGTATTGCTAGACGAAGAAGGAAACGAAGTAGAGTTTGAGTTAATTGTAACTATTGAAAAAGAAGGGGTAGAATATGCTCTTCTTTTAAATGTTGAAGAAGAAGAAGGAGATATGTACGCATTTAGAATCGATCAAGACGAAGAAGGAGATCTCCTTATTCCTGTAGAAGATGAAGATGAGATTATAATGATTCAAGAGCTTTACGATCAACTTGCACAAGACGAAGAATAA
- the ruvX gene encoding Holliday junction resolvase RuvX, whose translation MKERILGLDVGDKYIGVAVSDLLGITAQGVSTLRRQKLDEDLDQIKKIVEEYQVKQIVIGLPKNMDGSIGIQGNKAINFGNYLKKRLNCEIIFWDERLTTKIAQNILIEGNVRREKRKAFIDKIAAQSILQNYMDSL comes from the coding sequence ATGAAAGAAAGAATACTTGGCTTAGATGTGGGAGATAAGTATATCGGAGTAGCTGTTTCAGATTTACTCGGGATTACTGCCCAAGGAGTAAGTACCTTAAGGAGACAAAAACTAGATGAAGATCTAGATCAAATAAAAAAAATCGTTGAAGAGTACCAAGTAAAGCAGATTGTAATAGGTTTACCTAAAAATATGGATGGATCTATAGGAATACAAGGTAATAAAGCAATCAATTTTGGGAATTATCTAAAGAAGAGATTAAATTGTGAGATTATCTTTTGGGACGAGCGACTTACGACAAAAATTGCTCAGAATATCCTCATTGAAGGAAATGTGCGAAGAGAAAAGCGAAAAGCTTTTATTGATAAAATAGCAGCTCAAAGTATTTTACAAAATTATATGGATTCGCTGTAA
- a CDS encoding aldo/keto reductase, with translation MIYNTLGTTGMTVSKLCFGSLTLAPLQGNLSIEEGGKLIAYGMERGINFLDTATLYQNYGAIGKAMEYSKEELIIATKSYDYDKIGAQKNLHKALKELNRDYIDIYLLHEQESIHTIRGHWEAIEYLIKEKEKGTIRALGISTHRVEGVYGACEISELEVIHPIINVKGLGIEDGNREDMEKAISYAKSKGKGIYAMKIFGGGNLSKDTEECFEYALNLKDLDSMAIGMITRDEIDYNINKVLGLKIDESLSNKVKNRNKKLLVEFWCTGCGTCVEKCHQNAMEIIHGKAEVDSEKCLVCGYCGAYCPQFCIKVV, from the coding sequence TTGATTTACAATACACTTGGCACTACAGGCATGACAGTGTCAAAACTTTGCTTTGGAAGTTTGACTTTAGCTCCTCTTCAAGGAAATTTGAGCATAGAAGAAGGAGGAAAGTTGATTGCTTATGGAATGGAGCGGGGAATTAACTTTTTGGATACGGCTACCCTTTACCAGAATTATGGTGCCATTGGTAAGGCAATGGAATATTCTAAAGAGGAACTGATCATAGCTACTAAATCTTATGATTACGACAAAATAGGTGCACAAAAAAATTTGCATAAAGCATTAAAAGAATTAAATAGAGATTATATTGATATTTATTTGCTTCATGAACAGGAGAGTATTCATACCATTCGCGGGCACTGGGAAGCTATCGAGTATTTAATAAAAGAAAAAGAAAAAGGCACTATTAGAGCCCTTGGCATTTCCACTCATCGAGTTGAAGGGGTTTATGGAGCATGTGAAATTTCAGAATTAGAAGTCATACATCCTATAATAAATGTAAAGGGTTTAGGTATTGAGGATGGCAATAGAGAAGATATGGAAAAAGCCATCTCTTATGCTAAATCAAAGGGCAAGGGAATTTATGCCATGAAAATCTTTGGTGGCGGAAATCTATCTAAGGATACAGAAGAATGTTTTGAGTACGCCCTTAATTTAAAGGATTTAGACTCTATGGCTATAGGCATGATTACTCGTGATGAAATAGACTACAATATTAATAAAGTTTTAGGGCTTAAAATAGATGAAAGTTTGTCCAATAAGGTAAAAAATCGTAATAAAAAATTATTAGTAGAATTTTGGTGCACGGGCTGTGGCACATGTGTAGAAAAGTGTCACCAAAATGCCATGGAAATCATCCATGGAAAAGCAGAAGTAGATTCAGAAAAATGTTTAGTCTGTGGCTATTGTGGAGCCTATTGTCCACAATTTTGTATAAAGGTTGTGTAA
- a CDS encoding IreB family regulatory phosphoprotein, whose protein sequence is MDQNKDFTVKFELERDRSEEIKQIVQVVYTALTEKGYKPVEQIVGYIMSGDPTFITSHLNARNAIKKVDRDELLEEFVKVYFDHLK, encoded by the coding sequence ATGGATCAAAATAAGGATTTTACTGTAAAGTTTGAACTGGAAAGGGACCGATCTGAAGAAATCAAGCAAATCGTACAAGTTGTTTACACTGCTCTCACTGAAAAAGGATATAAACCTGTTGAACAAATTGTAGGCTATATCATGTCCGGGGACCCTACATTTATAACAAGTCATTTAAACGCTAGAAATGCAATTAAAAAGGTCGATAGAGATGAACTTTTAGAAGAATTTGTGAAAGTATATTTTGACCATTTAAAATAA
- the alaS gene encoding alanine--tRNA ligase yields MKKLGLNEIREMYLKFFEEKGHLRMQSAPLVPINDNSLLLINSGMAPLKPYFTGDEVPPSKRVATCQKCIRTPDIDNVGKTARHGTFFEMLGNFSFGDYFKREAIPWAWQFVTEVLEIPEDRLYASIYEDDDEAFEIWHKEVGISADHIVRLGKEDNFWEHGVGPCGPCSELYYDRGIEHGCGDPNCAVGCECDRFIEFWNLVFTQFDKDEQGNYKPLANPNIDTGMGLERMATIMQDVNTIFEVDTIKHVLDTICGLANVTYQKDEKIDVSIRVITDHIRSVTFMVADGVLPSNEGRGYVLRRLLRRAARHGKLLGIDGLFLHPLAAEVAKVSGDAYPELREKLEYITKVIRIEEEKFQETIDQGLILLEDEMKELKAKGEKELSGQAAFKLYDTFGFPLDLTKDILGESGLTVNEDSFNQEMKKQKERARSARLDKDISAWSDDPFEYLDQSVLTEFVGYNTLQNESPIIAMVKEGQPCEEATAGEEVLVLLKETPFYAESGGQIGDYGQIKTQTGVIQVIDCKKGSLARHIHYGKVTEGTVKVQQMATNSVDRSRRLSIARNHTSTHLLQKALREVLGDHVAQAGSLVDEKRLRFDFNHFEKLTDEELSAVEQKVNEVVFHSPQVTVFETNMDKAKELGAMALFGEKYGEIVRVVKVGDYSTELCGGTHLENASQVGIFKIISEAGVASGIRRIEAVTGNNAYLYTNTIEEKLKSVAAILKANPDNVEQKIEDTLANVKALEKELEALRKKMNSDSIGEFIDQAIEINGVKTIIASVDSMPMNDLRDLGDKLRDKLQSGIVLLGAKSEDKVNFVAMGSKDVVGKGFHAGKLIKEVATIAGGGGGGRPDMAQAGGKKPEALEKALGVAKEVIEKQIIS; encoded by the coding sequence ATGAAAAAACTCGGTTTAAATGAAATTAGAGAAATGTACTTGAAATTTTTTGAAGAGAAAGGCCATTTAAGGATGCAGAGTGCTCCTTTAGTACCTATTAACGACAATAGTTTACTATTAATCAATTCAGGTATGGCACCTTTAAAGCCATATTTTACTGGAGATGAAGTTCCACCAAGTAAGAGAGTTGCAACTTGCCAAAAGTGTATTCGTACACCTGATATTGATAATGTAGGTAAGACAGCACGTCATGGTACTTTTTTTGAAATGTTAGGAAATTTCTCTTTTGGTGATTATTTTAAAAGAGAAGCTATTCCATGGGCTTGGCAATTTGTTACAGAGGTTTTAGAAATTCCTGAAGATAGACTTTATGCTTCTATTTACGAAGACGATGATGAAGCCTTTGAAATTTGGCATAAAGAAGTTGGCATATCTGCAGATCATATAGTTCGCTTAGGCAAGGAAGATAATTTCTGGGAACACGGTGTAGGTCCCTGTGGTCCTTGTTCTGAATTATACTATGATCGAGGGATAGAACATGGCTGTGGAGATCCAAATTGTGCTGTTGGCTGTGAATGCGATCGATTTATTGAATTTTGGAATTTAGTCTTTACACAATTTGATAAAGATGAACAAGGTAATTACAAGCCATTAGCCAATCCAAATATCGATACAGGTATGGGGCTTGAAAGAATGGCTACAATAATGCAAGACGTAAATACTATCTTTGAAGTAGATACTATTAAACACGTATTAGATACTATTTGTGGTTTGGCAAATGTTACTTATCAAAAAGATGAAAAGATCGATGTTTCTATTAGAGTTATAACAGATCACATTCGAAGTGTCACTTTTATGGTGGCAGATGGAGTGCTTCCAAGTAATGAAGGTAGAGGATATGTTCTTAGAAGACTTTTAAGAAGAGCTGCTAGACACGGCAAATTATTAGGAATTGATGGATTATTCCTCCATCCATTAGCAGCAGAAGTTGCAAAGGTATCTGGCGATGCTTACCCAGAATTAAGAGAAAAGCTAGAATACATTACGAAAGTAATTCGCATAGAAGAAGAAAAATTCCAAGAGACTATAGACCAAGGGCTTATTCTATTAGAAGATGAAATGAAAGAATTAAAGGCAAAAGGCGAAAAAGAATTATCAGGACAAGCTGCTTTTAAGCTTTACGATACTTTTGGCTTCCCACTTGACCTAACAAAAGATATTTTAGGAGAGTCTGGTCTAACTGTAAATGAAGATTCCTTCAATCAAGAGATGAAAAAACAAAAGGAGAGAGCTCGTAGTGCTCGATTAGATAAAGACATTAGTGCATGGTCTGACGATCCTTTTGAATATTTAGATCAAAGCGTGCTAACGGAGTTTGTTGGTTATAATACTTTACAAAATGAAAGCCCTATTATAGCAATGGTAAAAGAGGGACAGCCTTGTGAAGAAGCAACAGCTGGAGAGGAAGTTTTAGTACTTCTAAAAGAGACACCTTTTTATGCAGAAAGTGGTGGACAGATAGGAGATTATGGACAAATAAAGACTCAAACTGGTGTAATACAAGTTATAGACTGTAAAAAGGGAAGTTTAGCAAGGCACATTCATTATGGAAAAGTAACAGAAGGTACGGTAAAGGTGCAGCAAATGGCTACAAACAGCGTAGACAGGAGTCGCCGTTTGTCTATAGCTCGCAATCATACTTCTACTCACCTCCTTCAAAAAGCACTTCGTGAAGTCTTAGGTGATCATGTAGCACAAGCAGGTTCTTTAGTGGATGAAAAGAGACTTCGATTTGATTTTAATCACTTTGAAAAATTAACCGATGAAGAACTTAGTGCAGTAGAACAAAAGGTAAATGAAGTAGTGTTTCATTCTCCACAAGTTACAGTTTTTGAAACCAATATGGATAAAGCAAAAGAACTTGGCGCTATGGCTCTCTTTGGGGAAAAATACGGAGAAATTGTTCGAGTTGTTAAAGTTGGAGACTATAGTACAGAACTTTGTGGTGGAACTCATTTAGAGAATGCTAGTCAAGTAGGCATATTTAAGATCATCAGTGAAGCAGGTGTTGCATCTGGCATTCGAAGAATTGAGGCTGTTACAGGGAATAATGCTTATTTATATACAAATACTATAGAGGAAAAGCTAAAATCTGTTGCAGCAATCTTAAAAGCAAATCCAGATAATGTAGAACAAAAAATAGAAGATACACTGGCTAATGTAAAAGCTTTAGAAAAAGAGTTAGAAGCTTTAAGAAAGAAAATGAACAGCGATTCTATAGGTGAGTTTATAGATCAAGCAATAGAAATCAATGGAGTAAAGACTATTATCGCATCTGTAGATTCCATGCCTATGAACGACTTAAGAGATTTAGGAGATAAGTTAAGAGATAAGTTACAATCTGGAATCGTGTTATTAGGTGCAAAGAGCGAAGACAAGGTGAATTTTGTCGCTATGGGTTCTAAAGACGTAGTAGGTAAGGGCTTCCATGCAGGAAAACTCATCAAAGAAGTGGCAACAATTGCAGGTGGTGGAGGCGGTGGCCGCCCAGACATGGCACAAGCTGGCGGTAAGAAACCAGAAGCCTTAGAAAAAGCTCTAGGTGTAGCAAAAGAAGTTATTGAAAAGCAAATAATATCGTAA
- a CDS encoding AI-2E family transporter: MEFSKRNKDLLIDLSLLLFAFILLWLIRRNIIEVIGPFIASLVIAYLLDPLVLFFQRRKLSRTVSIIIVFVIILAVVSGIFASFIPKLVNEIGDFVVAFPNIVRKVVDFIEGVQEGTLPYDMDMIPSFIDLEKELANLSEKVVAAVGAITTSIISGTGKLLDLIMIPIITFYYLKDKDDAIGIIASIIPNKYKGKVKSIAEDISKVLGGFIRGQLIVATFVGLLTGIGCVLIGLPYSLTIGVVAGFTNVIPYFGPWLGGILPVSLALIVDPVKAIWVIVLILIVQQIESNFLSPQIMSQSVGLHPLAVMFSVLLFGNIFGIVGMIIGVPIMGTIKVLVDYIREYRRDRNRIDYVEE; this comes from the coding sequence ATGGAATTTTCAAAGCGTAATAAAGATTTACTGATTGACTTAAGTCTGCTTCTCTTTGCCTTTATTTTGTTGTGGCTCATACGTCGAAATATTATAGAAGTAATAGGACCTTTTATTGCTTCTCTAGTCATTGCTTATTTATTAGACCCATTAGTCTTGTTTTTTCAAAGACGAAAGCTCAGTAGGACTGTATCCATTATTATTGTCTTTGTCATCATCCTAGCTGTGGTTTCAGGGATATTTGCATCTTTTATTCCAAAGTTAGTTAATGAGATCGGTGATTTTGTAGTGGCTTTCCCTAATATTGTAAGAAAAGTAGTCGATTTTATCGAAGGTGTGCAGGAAGGAACGTTACCCTATGATATGGATATGATCCCTTCTTTTATAGACCTAGAAAAAGAGTTAGCCAATTTATCTGAAAAAGTAGTAGCAGCAGTAGGCGCTATTACTACATCCATTATCTCTGGTACAGGAAAGCTATTAGATTTAATTATGATTCCTATTATTACTTTCTATTACCTAAAGGATAAAGACGATGCCATTGGTATCATTGCTAGTATTATTCCAAACAAGTACAAGGGTAAGGTAAAGTCTATAGCAGAGGACATAAGTAAGGTGTTGGGGGGATTTATCCGAGGGCAATTGATTGTAGCTACCTTTGTAGGTCTACTAACGGGCATTGGCTGTGTTCTTATTGGATTACCTTATTCTCTGACTATAGGAGTAGTAGCAGGATTTACCAATGTAATCCCTTATTTTGGACCTTGGTTAGGAGGCATTTTGCCTGTAAGCTTAGCTTTAATTGTAGACCCTGTAAAAGCCATATGGGTTATAGTCTTAATTTTAATTGTTCAGCAAATAGAATCAAATTTCCTTTCACCACAGATTATGTCTCAAAGCGTAGGTCTACACCCTCTTGCGGTCATGTTTTCGGTATTACTTTTCGGAAATATATTTGGAATAGTAGGCATGATCATAGGCGTACCAATTATGGGAACGATCAAAGTATTAGTGGACTATATAAGGGAGTATCGGAGAGATAGGAATCGTATTGATTATGTAGAAGAATAA
- the nifU gene encoding Fe-S cluster assembly scaffold protein NifU: MYTEKVMDHFENPRNSGEIENASGVGEVGNAKCGDIMRMYLEVEDGIIKDVKFKTFGCGAAVATSSMATELIKGKTLEEAEKITNKKVVEELGGLPSEKIHCSVLAEEAIRAAIKDYREKEKSQ, encoded by the coding sequence ATGTATACAGAAAAGGTTATGGATCACTTTGAAAATCCAAGAAATAGTGGAGAAATAGAAAATGCTAGTGGAGTAGGCGAAGTAGGTAATGCAAAATGTGGAGACATTATGAGAATGTACCTAGAAGTTGAAGATGGCATTATTAAAGACGTAAAATTTAAGACTTTTGGCTGCGGCGCAGCAGTTGCTACAAGTAGCATGGCAACTGAGCTCATTAAAGGAAAAACACTAGAAGAAGCTGAAAAGATTACAAATAAAAAAGTAGTTGAAGAATTAGGTGGGCTTCCATCTGAAAAGATACACTGTTCTGTATTGGCCGAAGAAGCAATCAGAGCTGCTATTAAAGACTACAGAGAAAAAGAAAAATCACAATAA
- the nifS gene encoding cysteine desulfurase NifS, producing the protein MERVYLDYAATTPLDKRILDKMIPYFDNNFGNPSSIYFEGREARKAVDEARAKVANAIKANPNEIYFTAGGTESDNWAIKGTAFAKQKKGNHIITTAIEHHAVLHTCEYLEKHGFEVTYLKVDEYGLIDLEELKSAIKDTTILISIMFANNEIGTIQPIKEIGEIAREKKIIFHTDAVQALGNVPIDVTEMNIDLLSISSHKIYGPKGIGALYIRKGVKLDNFVHGGAQEGKKRAGTENTPGVVGFGEACSLITEDLENHIAETVKLRDYFIENIFKQIPNVRLNGHPTKRLPGNVNLSFEFIEGESLLLSLDLKGISASSGSACTSGSLDPSHVLLAIGLKHEIAHGSLRVSIGKYTTKEQMDYVLEQLPPIVQRLRDMSPLYNPRG; encoded by the coding sequence ATGGAAAGAGTTTACCTAGATTATGCAGCAACAACTCCACTAGATAAAAGAATCTTAGATAAAATGATTCCTTATTTTGACAATAATTTTGGAAATCCTTCAAGTATTTATTTTGAAGGTAGAGAAGCTCGAAAAGCAGTAGATGAAGCAAGAGCTAAGGTTGCAAATGCTATTAAGGCAAATCCAAATGAAATCTATTTTACAGCTGGCGGTACAGAATCGGATAACTGGGCAATCAAAGGCACTGCTTTTGCAAAGCAAAAAAAAGGAAATCACATTATCACTACTGCCATTGAACATCATGCTGTTTTACACACATGTGAATACCTTGAAAAACATGGGTTTGAAGTAACCTATTTAAAGGTTGACGAGTATGGCCTAATTGATTTAGAAGAATTAAAAAGTGCTATTAAAGATACAACGATTTTAATCTCTATTATGTTTGCAAATAATGAAATTGGAACCATTCAACCTATTAAAGAAATTGGGGAAATAGCTCGTGAGAAAAAAATTATTTTTCACACAGACGCTGTTCAAGCCTTAGGAAATGTTCCTATTGACGTAACAGAGATGAATATTGATTTGCTTTCTATATCTTCTCATAAAATATATGGTCCTAAAGGAATCGGAGCACTTTATATAAGAAAAGGCGTTAAATTAGACAATTTTGTTCACGGTGGAGCTCAAGAAGGAAAAAAAAGAGCGGGTACAGAAAATACTCCTGGAGTTGTAGGATTTGGTGAGGCCTGTTCATTAATTACTGAGGATTTAGAAAATCATATTGCTGAAACAGTAAAGCTAAGAGATTACTTTATCGAAAATATCTTTAAACAAATTCCAAATGTAAGATTAAATGGCCACCCTACCAAAAGATTGCCAGGTAATGTGAATTTGAGTTTTGAATTTATTGAAGGAGAATCTTTGCTTTTAAGTCTTGACTTAAAAGGCATATCTGCTTCAAGTGGTTCGGCATGTACATCAGGCTCTTTAGATCCATCCCATGTATTATTAGCTATCGGCTTAAAACATGAGATTGCTCACGGTTCACTAAGAGTATCTATAGGTAAATATACAACAAAAGAACAAATGGACTATGTCTTAGAACAATTGCCACCAATCGTACAAAGACTAAGGGATATGTCGCCATTATATAATCCAAGGGGGTAA